The Gordonibacter urolithinfaciens genome contains a region encoding:
- a CDS encoding phosphoglycerate kinase gives MADIKTIDELDAAGKRALVRVDFNVPVKDGAVADDTRIRAALPTIEKLVAQGARVVLMSHLGRPAGEGFEEAFTLRPAAQKLSELLGKPVVFATDTVGDDARAKAASLRDGDVLVLENLRFDKREMKNDPAFCEELAALGDVYVNDAFGTAHRAHASTAGVAALLPAYAGYLMQREVSTLSGMLEAPRRPFAAILGGSKVSDKIKVIDALMDTCDTLIIGGGMCFTFLLAQGKQVGTSLKEDDWVERAAAMIEKAEARGVKLLLPVDVVVADRFAEDAETLTVSVDDIPGDMMGLDIGPETAKLYADAVAEAQTVFWNGPMGVFEMQPFEAGTKAVAEAVAANADADTVIGGGDSVAAVNKFDLADKMTFISTGGGASMELVQGEALPGVEALR, from the coding sequence ATGGCCGATATCAAAACCATCGACGAGCTGGACGCCGCCGGGAAGCGCGCGCTCGTGCGCGTCGACTTCAACGTGCCGGTGAAGGACGGCGCCGTCGCCGACGACACGCGCATCCGCGCCGCGCTGCCCACCATCGAGAAGCTCGTTGCGCAGGGCGCGCGCGTCGTGCTCATGAGCCATCTCGGCCGCCCGGCGGGCGAGGGCTTCGAGGAGGCGTTCACGCTGCGCCCCGCCGCGCAGAAGCTCTCCGAGCTCTTGGGCAAGCCCGTCGTGTTCGCAACCGACACGGTGGGCGACGACGCGCGCGCGAAGGCCGCGTCTCTGCGCGACGGCGACGTGCTCGTGCTGGAGAACCTGCGCTTCGACAAGCGCGAGATGAAGAACGACCCCGCGTTCTGCGAGGAGCTGGCCGCGCTCGGCGACGTGTACGTCAACGACGCGTTCGGCACCGCGCATCGCGCCCATGCCTCCACGGCCGGCGTCGCGGCGCTGCTGCCGGCGTACGCGGGCTACCTCATGCAGCGCGAGGTGTCCACGCTCTCGGGCATGCTCGAGGCGCCCCGCCGCCCGTTCGCGGCCATCCTCGGCGGCTCGAAGGTGTCCGACAAGATCAAGGTCATCGATGCGCTCATGGACACCTGCGACACGCTCATCATCGGCGGCGGGATGTGCTTCACGTTCCTGCTGGCCCAGGGCAAGCAGGTGGGCACGTCGCTCAAGGAAGATGACTGGGTGGAGCGCGCGGCTGCCATGATCGAGAAGGCCGAGGCGCGCGGCGTGAAGCTGCTGCTGCCCGTGGACGTCGTCGTCGCCGACCGGTTCGCGGAAGATGCCGAGACGCTCACGGTTTCGGTCGACGACATCCCCGGTGATATGATGGGCCTCGATATCGGGCCCGAGACGGCGAAGCTCTACGCCGACGCCGTGGCAGAGGCCCAGACCGTGTTCTGGAACGGCCCCATGGGCGTGTTCGAGATGCAGCCGTTCGAGGCCGGCACGAAGGCCGTGGCCGAGGCCGTGGCCGCCAACGCCGACGCGGACACCGTCATCGGCGGCGGCGACAGCGTGGCCGCCGTCAACAAGTTCGACCTGGCCGACAAGATGACGTTCATCTCCACCGGCGGCGGCGCCTCCATGGAGCTCGTCCAGGGCGAGGCGCTTCCCGGCGTTGAGGCGCTGCGGTAG
- the whiA gene encoding DNA-binding protein WhiA: MSFTAEVKDELARVPPTCSHCEKATLAALVRIEGTLFFSGQGTYRIEIATDVPSVARLIIKLLHELYHLKTELTVRRSVLHKTPNYLIEVPAQPHLADALRDMGVLSEEGGLELGIKESLVAKECCTAAYLRGAFLGSGFVSDPRGDFHFEVTVESGDLAEGLVDLLDRKGINARVMQRRSSHMVYLKSGAAILEFLAFTGAHQSALSMENARVIKSVRNDVNRMTNAEIANQAKAASASVDQIYAIKEVLEAHGMENLPPALQEFIRLRVTYPDATLKELGERATPPLSKSAVYHRVRRIEQMAKELHR, from the coding sequence ATGTCGTTCACGGCAGAGGTAAAGGACGAGCTCGCGCGCGTGCCGCCCACCTGCTCGCACTGCGAGAAAGCCACGCTGGCGGCGCTCGTGCGCATCGAGGGCACGCTGTTCTTCAGCGGGCAGGGAACCTACCGCATCGAGATAGCCACGGACGTGCCCAGCGTGGCGCGCCTCATCATTAAGCTGCTCCACGAGCTGTACCACCTGAAGACCGAGCTCACCGTGCGCCGCAGCGTGCTGCACAAGACGCCGAACTACCTTATAGAGGTGCCGGCACAGCCCCATCTGGCCGATGCGTTGCGCGACATGGGCGTGCTCTCGGAGGAGGGCGGCCTGGAGCTGGGCATCAAGGAGAGCCTCGTGGCGAAGGAGTGCTGCACGGCGGCCTACCTGCGCGGCGCTTTCCTCGGGAGCGGCTTCGTTTCCGACCCGCGCGGCGACTTCCACTTCGAGGTCACCGTGGAGAGCGGGGACCTGGCCGAGGGGCTCGTGGATCTGCTCGACCGCAAGGGCATCAACGCGCGCGTCATGCAGCGGCGCAGCTCGCACATGGTGTACTTGAAGAGCGGTGCCGCCATCCTCGAGTTCCTCGCGTTCACCGGCGCGCACCAGAGCGCGCTGTCCATGGAGAACGCGCGGGTCATCAAGAGCGTGCGCAACGACGTGAACCGCATGACGAACGCCGAGATTGCGAACCAGGCGAAGGCGGCCAGCGCCTCGGTGGACCAGATCTACGCCATCAAGGAGGTGCTGGAGGCGCACGGCATGGAGAACCTGCCCCCGGCGCTGCAGGAGTTCATACGCCTGCGCGTGACCTATCCCGACGCCACCCTCAAGGAGCTGGGCGAGCGCGCGACCCCGCCCCTGTCCAAATCGGCCGTTTACCATCGCGTTCGCCGGATCGAGCAGATGGCGAAAGAGTTACACCGCTAG
- the rapZ gene encoding RNase adapter RapZ, with protein MTDENTELASMPELVIVSGMSGAGRTEAMHSFEDLGYFCVDNLPSSLIGNLLELTGMPGQPDEHRRLAVVCDARNRDFFANLTAELAKLKAQGIGYRILFLDAADEKLVARYKSSRRRHPLCADGASIAQGIDRERDLLFEVREAAHHVVDTTDMLPAQLRATIRALFAPGSEQQGLAVTVYSFGFKHGAPLDADLVMDVRFLPNPYYEPQLRALTGLDKPVRDYVLYRPETEEFEQRWRGLLDCVMPGYVAEGKQQLAIAVGCTGGQHRSVALAESTGDYLKTKGYRVSIAHRDLALAEGADGRLAADPQAAAPGPDPAAAPQPPAPAPDGPVAAPQA; from the coding sequence ATGACCGACGAGAACACCGAGCTGGCGAGCATGCCCGAACTGGTCATCGTGAGCGGCATGAGCGGCGCCGGGCGCACCGAGGCCATGCACTCGTTCGAGGATCTGGGCTACTTCTGCGTGGACAACCTGCCCTCCAGCCTCATCGGCAATCTGCTCGAGCTCACCGGCATGCCGGGCCAGCCCGACGAGCACCGCCGCCTGGCCGTGGTGTGCGACGCGCGCAACCGCGACTTCTTCGCCAACCTCACGGCCGAGCTGGCGAAGCTCAAGGCCCAGGGCATCGGCTACCGCATCCTGTTCCTGGATGCGGCCGACGAGAAGCTCGTCGCACGCTACAAGTCCAGCCGCCGCCGGCACCCGCTGTGCGCCGACGGCGCCTCCATCGCGCAGGGCATCGACCGCGAGCGCGACCTCCTGTTCGAGGTGCGCGAGGCGGCTCACCACGTGGTGGACACCACCGACATGCTGCCGGCGCAGCTGCGCGCGACCATCCGCGCGCTGTTCGCACCCGGCTCCGAGCAGCAGGGACTTGCCGTGACGGTGTACTCGTTCGGCTTCAAGCACGGCGCGCCGCTCGACGCCGACCTCGTCATGGACGTGCGCTTCCTGCCGAACCCTTACTACGAGCCGCAGCTGCGCGCGCTCACGGGCCTCGACAAGCCGGTGCGCGACTACGTGCTCTACCGACCGGAGACCGAGGAGTTCGAGCAGCGCTGGCGCGGCCTGCTGGATTGCGTCATGCCCGGCTACGTGGCCGAGGGCAAGCAGCAGCTCGCCATCGCCGTGGGCTGCACGGGCGGCCAGCACCGCTCCGTGGCGCTGGCGGAGTCCACGGGCGACTACCTAAAGACGAAGGGCTACCGGGTGAGCATCGCCCATCGCGACCTGGCGCTCGCCGAGGGCGCCGACGGCCGCCTCGCAGCGGACCCGCAGGCGGCGGCCCCCGGCCCCGACCCGGCGGCCGCCCCGCAGCCGCCAGCCCCGGCCCCCGACGGCCCCGTGGCCGCCCCGCAGGCGTAG
- the gap gene encoding type I glyceraldehyde-3-phosphate dehydrogenase yields the protein MAIKVGINGFGRIGRLAFRAMVEDPEIEVVAVNDLGDIPTMAHLLKYDSIHGRAFDTVEVTEDGFVADGHAVKVLSEREPANLPWGELGVDVVVESTGFFTDGTKAKAHLDAGAKKVVISAPAKNEDITIVMGVNDDQYDPEKHNIISNASCTTNCLAPFAKVLMDNFGIKRGYMNTIHSYTNDQKILDLPHKDLRRARAAAMSMIPTTTGAARAVSLVLPELKGKLDGFATRVPTPDGSMVDLTVELEKDATAEEINAAMKAAAEGPLKGILEYTEDPIVSIDIVDNPHSSIFDSKLTMVLGGEGNFVKCISWYDNEWGYSNRVKDLVKILL from the coding sequence ATGGCAATCAAAGTAGGCATTAACGGATTCGGTCGCATCGGCCGCCTGGCGTTCCGCGCGATGGTGGAGGATCCCGAGATCGAGGTCGTGGCAGTAAACGACCTCGGCGACATTCCGACGATGGCCCACCTGCTCAAGTACGATTCCATCCACGGGCGCGCCTTCGACACGGTCGAGGTCACCGAGGACGGCTTCGTGGCCGACGGCCATGCGGTCAAGGTGCTCTCCGAGCGCGAGCCGGCCAACCTGCCCTGGGGCGAGCTGGGCGTCGACGTGGTCGTGGAGTCCACGGGCTTCTTCACCGACGGCACGAAGGCCAAGGCGCACCTCGACGCGGGCGCCAAGAAGGTCGTCATCTCCGCGCCGGCCAAGAACGAGGACATCACCATCGTCATGGGCGTGAACGACGACCAGTACGATCCCGAGAAGCACAACATCATCTCGAACGCCTCGTGCACGACGAACTGCCTGGCCCCCTTCGCGAAGGTGCTCATGGACAACTTCGGCATCAAGCGCGGCTACATGAACACGATCCACTCCTACACGAACGACCAGAAGATCCTCGACCTTCCCCACAAGGACCTGCGTCGCGCCCGCGCGGCCGCCATGTCGATGATCCCCACCACCACGGGCGCCGCCCGCGCGGTGTCGCTCGTGCTGCCCGAGCTCAAGGGCAAGCTCGACGGCTTCGCCACCCGCGTTCCCACGCCGGACGGCTCGATGGTCGACCTCACGGTTGAGCTTGAGAAGGACGCCACCGCCGAGGAGATCAACGCCGCGATGAAGGCCGCCGCCGAGGGCCCGCTCAAGGGCATCCTGGAGTACACCGAGGACCCGATCGTCTCCATCGATATCGTGGACAACCCGCACTCCTCCATCTTCGACAGCAAGCTCACCATGGTGCTGGGCGGCGAGGGCAACTTCGTCAAGTGCATCTCCTGGTACGACAACGAGTGGGGCTACTCGAACAGGGTTAAAGATCTGGTGAAGATTTTGCTCTAA
- a CDS encoding gluconeogenesis factor YvcK family protein — protein MAKPAFTHDPSATAAFAALGSTPPVVGPGEHLRAVVIGGGTGAPVSIRTLLSMGLDTAAVVAMADDGGSTGVLREEANVTPPGDVRKCLAAMAADPADPLTRAFKYRFPFAGNHTLGNLMLSALEDAAGSFPEAIAICERLLGAQGRVYPSTLDRVTLVARTRDGRELEGQAVACHSRTALERVTLRADRSIEAYPPALEAIRKADLIVLGPGSLFTSIIPNLLVPGVVDAIRASQASTLFVCSLADMQGETWGLTAREHVEALMDHGLRGLVDYLLVHTPVPLRPDSPAAGVFGAMTGAEPEHASTSGLDDAELSGRIRPVRISYHDVQAIQAQGPVVIARNLVDSGSPTWHDPQALRDAFSGVLKLCRSRQR, from the coding sequence ATGGCGAAGCCCGCGTTCACCCACGATCCCTCGGCCACCGCCGCCTTCGCGGCGCTCGGCTCCACGCCTCCCGTGGTCGGGCCCGGCGAGCACCTGCGCGCCGTGGTCATCGGCGGCGGTACCGGCGCCCCCGTGTCCATCCGCACGCTCCTGTCCATGGGCCTGGACACGGCCGCCGTCGTGGCCATGGCCGACGACGGCGGCTCCACCGGCGTGCTGCGCGAGGAGGCGAACGTCACGCCCCCCGGCGACGTGCGCAAGTGCCTGGCCGCCATGGCGGCCGATCCCGCCGACCCGCTCACTCGCGCGTTCAAGTACCGCTTCCCGTTCGCGGGCAACCACACGCTGGGAAACCTCATGCTCTCCGCGCTCGAGGACGCGGCCGGGTCGTTCCCGGAGGCCATCGCCATATGCGAGCGGCTGCTGGGCGCCCAGGGCCGCGTGTACCCCTCCACGCTCGACCGCGTGACGCTCGTGGCGCGCACGCGCGACGGCCGCGAGCTGGAGGGCCAGGCCGTCGCCTGCCATTCGCGCACGGCGCTCGAGCGCGTGACGCTGCGCGCCGACCGCTCCATCGAGGCCTACCCGCCCGCCCTCGAGGCCATCCGGAAGGCCGACCTCATCGTGCTGGGCCCCGGGTCGCTCTTCACATCCATCATTCCGAACCTGCTGGTGCCGGGCGTGGTCGACGCCATACGCGCATCCCAGGCGAGCACGCTCTTCGTGTGCTCGCTCGCCGACATGCAGGGCGAGACCTGGGGCCTCACGGCCCGCGAGCACGTTGAGGCGCTCATGGACCACGGCCTGCGCGGACTCGTTGACTACCTGCTGGTGCACACGCCGGTGCCGCTGCGCCCCGACAGCCCGGCCGCCGGCGTGTTCGGCGCCATGACCGGCGCCGAACCCGAGCACGCCTCCACGTCGGGCCTCGACGATGCGGAGCTCTCGGGCCGTATCCGCCCGGTGAGGATCAGCTACCATGACGTGCAGGCCATCCAGGCCCAGGGACCGGTGGTCATCGCGCGCAACCTCGTGGACAGCGGCAGCCCCACGTGGCATGATCCGCAGGCCCTGCGCGACGCGTTCTCGGGGGTGTTGAAGCTATGTCGTTCACGGCAGAGGTAA
- a CDS encoding ATP-dependent helicase: protein MEQTIETTTSVRQDEDDGRTRLNAAQREAVEATEGYVRVIAGAGTGKTRALTERFAYLVNELGIMPGTILCATFTNKAASEMRRRIRRLIGDSDTGYINTFHGFCVSVLQEDCHAVQYPKSFLVLDNADVDAMLQVVYEERGLTLRDMTFSKARDMIEIVKLKERPDYYRDILALPLEGLRQKYLDATAAKDVIFYGYLYQEKKCFGLDYNDLIVFVLHLFEQNPDIRSKWQKRLEYIMVDEFQDIDGLQHELMEVLAGYHKNLFVVGDPDQTIYTWRGADVRYLLDFDRAFPGTRTIMMLENYRSAPRVVAVANSLIEKNRERMPKRLVAARAAHGPTVWHHAKSSADEAAWIAQGALALHGEGVAYRDMAVLYRAHYASRPVEEALLRAEVPHAVYSGVPFFGRREIKDALSYLRLVAYQDDLDFARVANVPKRNLGQRRMAFLREKADEWGCSLIEALARSADDELFKRTKARQLLQLVDRFRSSYEGRPVSEVLAAVLSESGYEGMLRTEGGQERLDNLAELKQSIYEFESTCGEEVTLEHYLAHVALLTNADAMDDAQDKVRLMTVHAAKGLEFAHVFLCSMSEGVLPSRKTSTPQGMEEERRLAFVAMTRARDGLYLTEAEGRSHEGAPRYPSRFLLDIDPAALEFSNKPDERRIEDARAAYALTDRWIADLVRDARFSPGDRVAHAVFGVGRVAAVDTEKRAYEVEFDDMDTPRTISFKAKLEKA, encoded by the coding sequence ATGGAACAGACGATCGAGACAACGACGAGCGTACGGCAGGACGAAGACGACGGCCGAACGCGCCTGAACGCGGCCCAGCGCGAGGCCGTCGAGGCGACCGAGGGGTACGTGCGCGTGATCGCCGGCGCCGGCACGGGCAAGACGCGGGCGCTCACCGAGCGCTTCGCCTACCTGGTGAACGAGTTGGGCATCATGCCGGGCACCATCCTGTGCGCCACGTTCACGAACAAGGCGGCCAGCGAGATGCGCCGCCGCATTCGACGGCTGATCGGCGACAGCGACACGGGCTACATCAACACGTTCCACGGCTTCTGCGTGTCGGTGCTGCAGGAGGACTGCCACGCCGTCCAGTACCCGAAGAGCTTCCTCGTGCTGGACAACGCCGACGTGGACGCCATGCTGCAGGTCGTCTACGAGGAGCGCGGGCTCACGCTGCGCGACATGACGTTCTCGAAGGCGCGCGACATGATCGAGATCGTGAAGCTGAAGGAGCGCCCGGACTACTACCGCGACATACTGGCCCTGCCGCTCGAGGGCCTGCGGCAGAAGTACCTCGATGCGACCGCCGCGAAGGACGTCATCTTCTACGGCTACCTCTACCAGGAGAAGAAGTGCTTCGGGCTGGACTACAACGACCTCATCGTGTTCGTGCTGCACCTCTTCGAGCAGAACCCCGACATCCGGTCGAAGTGGCAGAAGCGGCTCGAGTACATTATGGTCGACGAGTTCCAGGACATCGACGGCCTGCAGCACGAGCTCATGGAGGTGCTCGCCGGCTACCACAAGAACCTGTTCGTGGTGGGCGACCCCGACCAGACCATCTACACCTGGCGCGGCGCGGACGTGCGCTACCTGCTGGACTTCGACCGCGCGTTCCCGGGCACGCGCACCATCATGATGCTGGAGAACTACCGGTCGGCGCCGCGCGTGGTGGCCGTCGCGAACTCGCTGATCGAGAAGAACCGCGAGCGCATGCCGAAGAGGCTCGTCGCCGCGCGCGCGGCCCATGGGCCCACGGTGTGGCATCACGCCAAGAGCTCGGCCGACGAGGCCGCGTGGATCGCCCAGGGCGCCCTCGCGCTGCACGGCGAGGGCGTGGCGTACCGCGACATGGCGGTGCTCTACCGCGCCCATTACGCGTCGCGGCCGGTGGAGGAGGCGCTGCTGCGCGCCGAGGTGCCCCACGCGGTGTACAGCGGCGTGCCGTTCTTCGGCCGGCGCGAGATCAAGGACGCGCTGTCGTACCTGCGGCTCGTCGCCTACCAGGACGACCTGGACTTCGCGCGCGTGGCGAACGTCCCCAAGCGCAACCTGGGCCAGCGGCGCATGGCCTTCCTGCGCGAGAAGGCCGACGAATGGGGATGCAGCCTCATCGAAGCGCTCGCGCGCTCGGCGGACGACGAGCTGTTCAAGCGCACGAAGGCGCGGCAGCTCCTGCAGCTGGTCGATCGCTTCCGCTCGTCGTACGAGGGGCGTCCCGTGTCCGAGGTGCTGGCGGCCGTGCTGTCGGAAAGCGGCTACGAGGGCATGCTGCGCACCGAGGGCGGCCAGGAGCGGCTCGACAACCTGGCCGAGCTGAAGCAGTCCATCTACGAGTTCGAGTCGACATGCGGGGAAGAGGTGACCCTCGAGCACTACCTGGCGCACGTGGCCCTGCTCACGAACGCCGACGCGATGGACGATGCGCAGGACAAGGTGCGGCTCATGACCGTCCATGCGGCGAAGGGCCTCGAGTTCGCGCACGTGTTCCTCTGCTCCATGAGCGAGGGCGTGCTCCCGTCGCGCAAGACGAGCACGCCGCAGGGCATGGAGGAGGAGCGCCGGCTGGCGTTCGTGGCCATGACGCGGGCGCGCGACGGGCTGTACCTCACTGAGGCGGAGGGGCGCTCGCACGAGGGCGCGCCGCGCTACCCCTCGCGCTTCCTGCTCGACATCGACCCGGCGGCGCTCGAGTTCTCGAACAAGCCCGACGAGCGGCGGATCGAGGACGCGCGCGCCGCCTACGCGCTGACCGACCGCTGGATCGCCGACCTCGTCCGCGACGCGCGTTTCTCCCCGGGCGACCGCGTGGCCCACGCGGTGTTCGGCGTCGGGCGCGTGGCGGCCGTCGACACCGAGAAGCGCGCCTACGAGGTGGAGTTCGACGACATGGACACGCCCCGCACCATCTCGTTCAAAGCCAAGCTGGAAAAAGCCTGA
- the tpiA gene encoding triose-phosphate isomerase, whose protein sequence is MARKPMMAGNWKMNNTVGEAVVLTQEISNQYEKEWPESVDIVICPPYVDLKPAKTVLDFDKTKIAVGAQNVYWEPKGAYTGEISVPMIKEIGCACSIVGHSERRELFGETNEDVNLKVKALVEGGLYAIVCVGESLAVRDEGTTDEYVTAQVRAAFAGVDASDAAGCVVAYEPIWAIGTGRTATPEQAEAVCAAIRATLAELFGGEAAEEMRVLYGGSMNPGNVEGLLAQPNIDGGLIGGASLKCESFVQLIEACL, encoded by the coding sequence ATGGCACGCAAACCCATGATGGCGGGCAACTGGAAGATGAACAACACGGTGGGCGAGGCGGTGGTGCTCACGCAGGAGATCTCGAACCAGTACGAGAAGGAGTGGCCTGAGTCGGTCGACATCGTCATCTGCCCGCCCTACGTGGACCTCAAGCCGGCCAAGACCGTGCTCGACTTCGACAAGACGAAGATCGCCGTGGGCGCGCAGAACGTGTACTGGGAGCCGAAGGGCGCCTACACCGGCGAGATCTCGGTGCCCATGATCAAGGAGATCGGCTGCGCGTGCTCCATCGTGGGCCACTCCGAGCGCCGCGAGCTGTTCGGCGAGACGAACGAGGACGTCAACCTCAAGGTGAAGGCGCTCGTCGAAGGGGGCCTGTACGCCATCGTGTGCGTGGGCGAGTCGCTGGCCGTGCGCGACGAGGGCACGACCGACGAGTACGTCACCGCCCAGGTGCGCGCCGCCTTCGCCGGCGTGGATGCGAGCGATGCAGCAGGCTGCGTCGTGGCCTACGAGCCCATCTGGGCCATCGGCACGGGCCGGACGGCCACGCCCGAGCAGGCCGAGGCCGTGTGCGCCGCCATCCGCGCGACGCTCGCCGAGCTCTTCGGCGGCGAGGCGGCCGAGGAGATGCGCGTGCTGTACGGCGGCTCCATGAACCCCGGCAACGTGGAGGGCCTGCTGGCCCAGCCGAACATCGACGGCGGCCTCATCGGCGGCGCCAGCCTCAAGTGCGAGTCGTTCGTGCAGCTGATCGAGGCGTGCCTGTGA
- the uvrC gene encoding excinuclease ABC subunit UvrC, which yields MDELNETNNGAASFDVDDGLGPADAGGFERLDPEPALDPEDAERLEREGRRRPALNRAVRERGDGSAADDALAAKLERIKQELNAVPTLPGVYLWKDKSGQVIYVGKAKQLRARMRQYVNYQDERAKIPLLVDQIDSFDYLVVENEHESLVLEKNLINQHAPFFNADFKDDKSYPFIALTKGDVFPAIKYTREKHRPDTKYFGPYTDSRAARDMVDIARRVVPLCATSCADWRGLKRRLDKDPLALLDRDARPCFDAHVGLGPGACCGGITPEEYRVNVKRIERFLSGQHREFVEELTEEMQTAAAELDFERAARIKARIDTINSLTDRQHAVSTRNLDADVVGLFREETVAGVHVFMVREGRIINSNEFVLNRGKDVPDQDLLHMFLLRYYDATTSIPHEVILRDEPEDTEAMEAWLTEKLASPHGAKVRICAPQKGEKAELVGMAETNAKHTLMRYKVRTNYDDKRINNALLQLESALALDEPPMRIECFDISTIHGSYTVASMVVFTNGKPDKNQYRRFKIKTPLDEANDFLSMQEVMSRRYAPERMADERFGSKPDLIILDGGKPQLSAALEMFDRMGIDDIAMCGLAKRDEELFVPWQDTGPVVLPSGSASLYLVKQVRDEAHRFAITFHRELRGKGMTASILDDVVGMGPVRKKALLKHFKSFRNLKAATLEEIKEARVVPNEVAEELYRVLQQYNRDRKDERVVGGGVGRAEGPGTSEAACGPDASDALDERAAACPPAGTGPAATWSPAVDEAVRAAVQGREPGREGNEGRTIA from the coding sequence ATGGACGAACTCAACGAAACCAACAACGGAGCCGCCTCGTTTGACGTGGACGACGGCCTCGGGCCTGCCGACGCGGGCGGGTTCGAGCGCCTGGATCCCGAGCCCGCGCTCGATCCCGAGGACGCCGAGCGCCTCGAGCGCGAGGGCCGGCGGCGGCCCGCGCTCAACCGCGCCGTGCGCGAGCGCGGGGATGGCTCCGCCGCCGACGATGCGCTCGCCGCCAAGCTCGAGCGCATCAAGCAGGAGCTGAACGCCGTGCCCACGCTGCCGGGCGTGTACCTGTGGAAGGACAAGTCCGGCCAGGTCATCTACGTGGGCAAGGCGAAGCAGCTGCGCGCCCGCATGCGCCAGTACGTGAACTACCAGGACGAGCGCGCGAAGATCCCGCTTCTGGTCGACCAGATCGACAGCTTCGACTACCTCGTGGTGGAGAACGAGCACGAGTCGCTCGTGCTGGAGAAGAACCTCATCAACCAGCACGCTCCGTTCTTCAACGCCGACTTCAAGGACGACAAGTCCTACCCGTTCATCGCGCTCACGAAGGGCGACGTCTTTCCCGCCATCAAGTACACGCGCGAGAAGCACCGCCCCGACACCAAGTACTTCGGCCCCTACACCGACAGCCGCGCCGCCCGCGACATGGTGGACATCGCCCGCCGCGTCGTGCCGCTGTGCGCCACGTCGTGCGCCGACTGGCGCGGGCTCAAGCGCCGCCTCGACAAGGACCCGCTCGCCCTGCTCGACCGCGACGCGCGCCCGTGCTTCGACGCGCACGTGGGCCTCGGCCCCGGCGCGTGCTGCGGCGGCATCACGCCCGAGGAGTACCGGGTCAACGTCAAGCGCATCGAGCGCTTCCTGTCGGGCCAGCACCGCGAGTTCGTCGAAGAGCTGACCGAGGAGATGCAGACCGCCGCCGCCGAGCTCGACTTCGAGCGCGCGGCGCGCATCAAGGCCCGCATCGACACGATCAACAGCCTCACCGACAGGCAGCACGCGGTGTCAACGCGCAACCTCGACGCGGACGTCGTGGGCCTGTTCCGCGAGGAGACGGTGGCGGGCGTGCACGTGTTCATGGTGCGCGAGGGACGCATCATCAACTCCAACGAGTTCGTGCTGAACCGCGGCAAGGACGTGCCCGACCAGGACCTGCTGCACATGTTCCTCCTGCGCTACTACGACGCCACCACCTCCATCCCGCACGAGGTCATCCTGCGCGACGAGCCCGAGGACACCGAGGCCATGGAGGCATGGCTCACGGAGAAGCTGGCCAGCCCCCATGGCGCCAAGGTGCGCATCTGCGCTCCGCAGAAGGGCGAGAAGGCCGAGCTCGTTGGCATGGCCGAGACGAACGCGAAGCACACGCTCATGCGCTACAAGGTGCGCACGAACTACGACGACAAGCGCATCAACAACGCGCTTCTGCAGCTGGAGAGCGCGCTCGCCCTCGACGAGCCGCCGATGCGCATCGAGTGCTTCGACATCTCCACCATCCACGGCTCCTACACGGTGGCCTCGATGGTGGTGTTCACGAACGGCAAGCCCGACAAGAACCAGTACCGCCGCTTCAAGATCAAGACGCCGCTCGACGAGGCGAACGACTTCCTGTCCATGCAGGAGGTCATGAGCCGCCGCTACGCGCCCGAGCGCATGGCCGACGAGCGCTTCGGCAGCAAGCCCGACCTCATCATCCTCGACGGCGGCAAGCCGCAGCTGTCCGCGGCGCTCGAGATGTTCGACCGGATGGGCATCGACGACATCGCGATGTGCGGCCTGGCCAAGCGCGACGAGGAGCTGTTCGTGCCGTGGCAGGACACGGGCCCCGTCGTGCTGCCCTCGGGCTCGGCGTCGCTCTACCTGGTGAAGCAGGTCCGCGACGAGGCGCACCGCTTTGCCATCACGTTCCACCGGGAGCTCCGCGGCAAGGGCATGACGGCCTCCATCCTCGACGACGTGGTCGGCATGGGCCCCGTGCGCAAGAAGGCGCTGCTCAAGCACTTCAAGTCGTTCAGGAACCTGAAGGCCGCCACGCTCGAGGAGATCAAGGAGGCGCGCGTCGTGCCGAACGAGGTGGCCGAGGAGCTCTACCGCGTGCTGCAGCAGTATAATAGGGATCGCAAGGACGAGCGCGTCGTGGGCGGCGGAGTCGGGAGGGCGGAGGGCCCTGGCACATCCGAGGCCGCGTGCGGCCCGGACGCCTCCGACGCGCTCGACGAGCGTGCGGCCGCCTGCCCGCCCGCGGGCACGGGGCCAGCCGCCACGTGGTCGCCCGCCGTGGACGAGGCGGTGCGCGCGGCCGTGCAGGGCAGGGAGCCCGGCAGGGAAGGAAACGAGGGAAGGACGATCGCATGA